A single genomic interval of Sporichthyaceae bacterium harbors:
- the proS gene encoding proline--tRNA ligase has translation MAKDERAVTAQSEDFSGWYNDVVLRAQLVDRGPAKGTMVIRPYGYRMWELLQAALDARIKETGHENAYFPLFIPESYLRREAEHVEGFAPELAVVTHAGGKELEEALVVRPTSETIIGEMMAKWISSHRDLPMLLNQWANVVRWELRPRMFLRTTEFLWQEGHTAHADEADAMRETLQMLDVYTEIARDWAAIPVVPGEKTAGERFAGALRTFTIEGMMRDGKALQSGTSHYMGTNFAKAFDIKYADASSGGQQYCHTTSWGMSTRMIGGIIMAHGDDKGLMLPPKLAPHQVVIVPMGKGDALGPVMAAVDALVAELKALGVRVHVDDRPQVSMGFKFNDHEMRGVPVRIAIGPRDLDNGVAEVARRITGEKESIPLAGLGAALPGMLEEIQAALLARATEFRDSNITSVDDWDAFVAATDTGWASVLHCGQPSCEDEIKAASAAATPRCIPNAGAPETGTCIRCNAPSAYGKRILFGRSY, from the coding sequence ATGGCAAAGGATGAACGCGCGGTCACCGCACAGAGCGAGGACTTCTCCGGTTGGTACAACGACGTTGTCCTGCGCGCGCAGTTGGTGGACCGCGGCCCGGCCAAGGGCACCATGGTCATCCGGCCGTACGGATATCGGATGTGGGAGTTGCTGCAGGCCGCCCTGGATGCGCGGATCAAGGAGACCGGCCACGAGAACGCCTACTTCCCGCTGTTCATCCCGGAGTCCTACCTGCGGCGTGAGGCCGAACACGTGGAGGGCTTCGCGCCCGAGCTCGCCGTGGTCACCCACGCCGGTGGCAAGGAGCTCGAGGAGGCGCTGGTGGTCCGGCCCACCTCGGAGACGATCATCGGCGAGATGATGGCGAAGTGGATCTCCTCACACCGGGATCTGCCGATGCTGCTCAACCAATGGGCCAACGTCGTGCGCTGGGAACTGCGTCCCCGCATGTTCCTGCGCACCACCGAGTTTCTCTGGCAGGAGGGGCACACCGCGCACGCCGACGAGGCCGACGCCATGCGCGAGACCCTGCAGATGCTCGACGTGTACACCGAGATCGCCCGCGACTGGGCTGCGATCCCGGTGGTGCCGGGGGAGAAGACCGCGGGCGAGCGGTTTGCGGGCGCGCTGCGCACGTTCACCATCGAGGGCATGATGCGCGACGGGAAGGCCTTGCAGTCGGGCACGTCGCACTACATGGGCACGAACTTCGCCAAGGCGTTCGACATCAAGTATGCTGACGCATCGTCAGGTGGGCAGCAGTACTGCCACACCACGTCCTGGGGCATGTCCACCCGCATGATCGGCGGGATCATCATGGCCCACGGCGACGACAAGGGTCTGATGTTGCCGCCGAAACTGGCACCCCATCAGGTCGTGATCGTGCCGATGGGTAAGGGCGACGCGTTGGGCCCCGTCATGGCGGCAGTCGACGCGCTCGTCGCCGAGCTGAAGGCGCTCGGCGTGCGGGTGCACGTCGATGACCGTCCGCAGGTGTCGATGGGTTTCAAGTTCAACGACCACGAGATGCGCGGCGTCCCGGTGCGGATCGCGATCGGCCCCCGCGACCTGGACAACGGCGTCGCCGAGGTGGCCCGTCGCATCACCGGCGAGAAGGAGTCGATCCCGTTGGCCGGGCTGGGCGCGGCGCTGCCCGGCATGCTCGAGGAGATCCAGGCGGCGCTGCTCGCCCGGGCCACGGAGTTCCGCGATTCGAACATCACCTCGGTCGACGACTGGGACGCCTTCGTGGCGGCGACCGACACCGGGTGGGCAAGCGTGCTGCACTGCGGCCAACCGTCCTGCGAGGACGAGATCAAGGCGGCCAGCGCCGCGGCAACCCCGCGGTGCATCCCGAATGCCGGCGCGCCGGAGACCGGGACGTGCATCCGCTGCAACGCCCCGTCGGCCTACGGCAAGCGGATCCTGTTCGGTCGCTCCTACTGA
- a CDS encoding DUF58 domain-containing protein, with amino-acid sequence MALTGRTALLAALGAAVVWVVGSGTAVLGVEAVLVCGVLLDLLVAARPRDLRFDRDGPTALRLGESATLTLRVTNIGPRRLRGRLRDAWAPSAGANLTYHQLDLPRGEGRLLTTTLHPTRRGDRHPDRVTVRSVGPLGLAGRQRAHRVPWTLRVLPEFGSRRHLPSRLDRLRVLDGRNAARVRGAGTEFDSLRSWVDGDDVRSIDWRASARRTEVAVRTWRPERDRRVLVVLDSGRTAAGRVGDAPRLDAAMDAALLLAALASAAGDRVDLLVYDRRVRAAVTDARPGRLLPDLVSALAGVEADLVETDMRGLASEVLRRAGRDALGVLISTLDAAPVTDGLLPVLPALLARHRLLLAAVDDTRVAQLAAGRGDAEAVYAAAAAERTRSERAATGALLTRRGVRVVAAGPDELPPALADAYLALKAASR; translated from the coding sequence ATGGCGCTGACCGGACGCACCGCCCTGCTCGCCGCACTCGGCGCGGCGGTGGTCTGGGTGGTCGGGTCAGGCACCGCGGTGCTGGGCGTCGAGGCCGTGTTGGTGTGCGGGGTGCTGCTCGATCTGCTGGTTGCAGCCCGACCGCGCGATCTGCGGTTCGACCGGGACGGTCCGACCGCGCTGCGCCTGGGTGAGTCCGCGACGCTCACCCTGCGGGTCACCAACATCGGCCCGCGTCGGCTGCGCGGGCGACTGCGGGATGCCTGGGCGCCCAGCGCCGGTGCAAATCTGACGTATCATCAGCTCGATCTACCGCGCGGCGAGGGCCGGCTACTGACCACCACGTTGCACCCGACCCGGCGCGGCGATCGCCATCCCGACCGGGTCACGGTGCGCTCGGTGGGCCCCCTGGGATTGGCCGGGAGACAACGGGCCCACCGGGTGCCGTGGACGCTGCGGGTCCTGCCGGAGTTCGGCAGCCGCCGACATCTGCCGTCCCGCCTGGACCGATTGCGGGTGCTCGACGGACGCAACGCGGCTCGGGTCCGCGGGGCCGGCACCGAGTTCGACTCGCTGCGCTCCTGGGTGGACGGCGACGACGTGCGCTCCATCGACTGGCGGGCCAGTGCGCGACGCACCGAGGTCGCGGTGCGCACCTGGCGGCCGGAGCGCGACCGTCGGGTCCTGGTGGTGCTGGACTCCGGACGCACCGCCGCCGGCCGGGTCGGCGACGCCCCCCGACTGGACGCCGCGATGGACGCCGCGCTGCTGCTGGCCGCGTTGGCCTCGGCCGCCGGGGACCGGGTCGACCTGCTCGTCTACGACCGGCGGGTGCGGGCCGCGGTCACCGACGCCCGGCCGGGTCGGTTGCTGCCGGATCTGGTGTCCGCGCTGGCCGGGGTCGAGGCCGATCTGGTGGAGACCGACATGCGCGGACTCGCGTCGGAGGTACTGCGTCGGGCCGGCCGCGACGCGCTGGGGGTGCTCATCTCCACGTTGGACGCCGCCCCGGTCACCGACGGCCTGCTGCCGGTGCTGCCCGCGCTGCTGGCCCGCCACCGACTGCTGCTGGCCGCCGTCGATGACACCCGGGTGGCCCAGTTGGCCGCGGGACGCGGGGACGCCGAGGCGGTGTACGCCGCAGCCGCCGCCGAGCGCACCCGCTCCGAGCGCGCGGCGACCGGAGCGCTGCTGACCCGCCGGGGCGTGCGGGTGGTCGCGGCCGGTCCCGACGAACTGCCACCGGCACTCGCCGACGCGTACCTTGCACTGAAGGCAGCAAGCCGTTGA
- a CDS encoding MoxR family ATPase → MDELDLRPDTQRAAAGRIDEVAAAHQALVAVRAEVAKAVIGQDAAVTGLVIALVCRGHVLLEGVPGIAKTLLARAFCRALDLRTTRVQFTPDLMPGDVTGSLVYDARTAEFSFRPGPVFTNLLLADEINRTPPKTQASLLEAMEERQVSVDGTPRALPDPFLVAATQNPVEYEGTYPLPEAQLDRFLLKLVLPLPSRSEEIAVLARHAGGFDPRDLAAAGVGPVAGPQHLAVARDAARAVTVRPEIQGYIVDVCRATRSSPAVRLGVSPRGATALLAAARAWAWLSGRDYVLPDDVKALARPALRHRIGLRAEAELEGATADGVLDSVLAAVPVPR, encoded by the coding sequence GTGGATGAACTCGACCTGCGCCCCGACACCCAGCGTGCCGCGGCCGGCCGGATTGATGAGGTGGCCGCGGCCCATCAGGCTCTGGTCGCGGTCCGCGCCGAGGTGGCCAAGGCCGTGATCGGTCAGGACGCCGCGGTCACCGGGCTGGTGATTGCATTGGTCTGCCGCGGCCATGTGCTGTTGGAGGGCGTGCCGGGCATCGCCAAAACCCTGCTGGCCCGGGCTTTCTGCCGGGCCCTGGACCTGCGTACCACCCGCGTGCAGTTCACCCCGGACCTGATGCCCGGCGACGTCACCGGGTCGCTGGTCTACGACGCCCGGACCGCGGAGTTCTCCTTCCGGCCCGGTCCGGTGTTCACCAATCTGCTGCTCGCCGACGAGATCAACCGCACCCCGCCGAAGACGCAGGCCTCGCTGCTGGAGGCCATGGAGGAGCGGCAGGTGTCGGTCGACGGCACCCCCCGCGCGCTGCCCGACCCGTTCCTGGTGGCCGCCACCCAGAACCCGGTGGAGTACGAGGGCACCTATCCGTTGCCCGAGGCGCAACTGGACCGCTTCCTGCTCAAGCTGGTACTGCCGTTGCCCAGCCGCAGCGAGGAGATCGCGGTGCTGGCCCGGCACGCGGGCGGTTTCGACCCCCGCGATCTGGCCGCGGCCGGGGTCGGCCCGGTGGCCGGGCCGCAGCATCTGGCGGTGGCCCGCGACGCCGCCCGCGCGGTCACTGTGCGCCCGGAGATCCAGGGCTACATCGTCGACGTGTGTCGGGCCACCCGTAGCTCGCCGGCGGTGCGCCTGGGGGTCTCCCCCCGCGGGGCCACTGCACTGCTGGCCGCCGCCCGCGCCTGGGCCTGGTTGTCCGGGCGGGACTACGTGCTGCCCGATGATGTGAAGGCATTGGCCCGACCCGCGCTGCGTCACCGCATCGGGCTGCGCGCCGAGGCCGAACTGGAAGGCGCCACCGCGGACGGGGTGCTGGACTCCGTCTTGGCCGCCGTGCCGGTGCCGCGCTGA
- the mtnA gene encoding S-methyl-5-thioribose-1-phosphate isomerase, producing the protein MYRALYWSDEPAVMLLDQTRLPAESVELSCPDVASLVDAIKRLAVRGAPLLGIAGGYGIALAVARGEDVETAAYDLAHARPTAVNLTKGVVRVFAAYRDSGGDPAATLAAARALHAEEDAAAEALATHGLTLIEPGARVLTHCNTGALATGGAGSAFGVALAAHKAGKLAHLWVGETRPLLQGARLTAWEAAAHGIPHTVLVDGAAASLMSTDQVDLVLVGADRIAEDGTVANKVGTYGLAVVATYLGIPFVVVAPCSTIDLATPQAAAITVEQRDATEVTTFAGQLVTPADSPAWNPAFDLTPAGLITALVTERGVLRHPDRAGIAELVAR; encoded by the coding sequence GTGTACCGAGCCCTGTACTGGAGCGATGAGCCCGCGGTCATGCTGCTGGACCAGACCCGCCTGCCGGCCGAAAGCGTCGAACTGAGCTGCCCCGACGTGGCGAGCCTGGTCGATGCCATCAAGCGGTTGGCCGTCCGCGGCGCACCGCTGCTCGGCATCGCGGGCGGCTACGGGATAGCTCTGGCGGTGGCCCGCGGGGAGGACGTCGAGACCGCCGCTTACGACCTGGCGCACGCGCGGCCCACCGCGGTGAACCTGACCAAGGGGGTGGTCCGGGTGTTCGCCGCGTACCGCGACAGCGGCGGCGACCCGGCAGCCACCCTGGCCGCGGCGCGGGCGTTGCACGCCGAGGAGGACGCGGCCGCCGAGGCCCTGGCCACGCACGGGTTGACCCTCATCGAGCCCGGCGCGCGGGTGCTCACCCACTGCAACACCGGCGCGCTGGCCACCGGCGGTGCGGGCAGTGCGTTCGGGGTGGCGCTGGCCGCGCACAAAGCCGGCAAGTTGGCGCACCTGTGGGTGGGCGAGACCCGTCCGCTGCTGCAGGGCGCCCGGCTGACTGCCTGGGAGGCCGCCGCCCACGGCATCCCGCACACGGTGCTGGTCGACGGGGCCGCCGCGTCGCTGATGTCCACCGACCAAGTTGACCTGGTGCTGGTCGGGGCCGACCGAATCGCCGAGGACGGCACGGTGGCGAACAAGGTCGGCACGTACGGCCTTGCGGTGGTCGCGACGTACCTGGGCATCCCGTTCGTGGTGGTTGCCCCGTGCAGCACCATCGACCTGGCGACCCCGCAGGCTGCCGCGATCACCGTGGAGCAGCGCGACGCCACCGAGGTGACCACCTTCGCCGGGCAGCTGGTGACCCCGGCCGACAGCCCGGCCTGGAACCCGGCGTTCGACCTCACCCCCGCCGGGTTGATCACCGCGCTGGTCACCGAGCGCGGGGTGCTGCGCCACCCCGACCGCGCCGGGATCGCAGAACTTGTCGCCCGGTGA
- a CDS encoding plastocyanin/azurin family copper-binding protein, translated as MRTSRAGYTAAAVALVAGLAACGGGGNTNNSNVAPGPVSAPPRTIVFADFAFLPTTITAMPGDTWTEENDDVATHNISTEAYLRANPNSSGGDIAPDVDAGQKKTFKMPTKPGTYKVVCFYHRKMTATITIKK; from the coding sequence ATGAGGACCAGCCGAGCCGGGTACACGGCCGCCGCCGTCGCGCTCGTCGCCGGTCTGGCCGCCTGCGGTGGCGGCGGCAACACCAACAACAGCAACGTCGCGCCGGGCCCGGTATCGGCACCGCCGAGGACCATCGTGTTCGCCGACTTCGCGTTTCTCCCGACCACGATCACCGCCATGCCCGGTGACACCTGGACCGAGGAGAACGACGACGTCGCCACGCACAACATCAGTACCGAGGCCTATTTGCGGGCCAATCCCAACTCCAGCGGCGGGGACATCGCCCCGGACGTGGACGCCGGCCAGAAGAAGACATTCAAGATGCCCACCAAGCCGGGCACCTACAAGGTCGTTTGCTTCTATCACCGGAAGATGACGGCAACGATCACAATCAAGAAATAA
- a CDS encoding glycerophosphoryl diester phosphodiesterase membrane domain-containing protein, with protein MAEDPAAESTSPAQPAAPSGAWAGVQPPAWVLPTPAPEPPAPAPSAQTPAAGWGAPPVYPPAPRPGPGYGPPPPPGGPGMSLPPGWVPPSAQPARPGVVPLRPLGIGEILDGAWSTMRRYWQVQLGFAAAVVTVVTVLQAAALYLVLRDTSALGNNSVDTSGDAATQSAQAVATVIGLLAQIVLQGVLTVVMSRAVLGEEITPRAAWTQARPRLWRLVGLSFSVLTLVAAILAVPVLLGLAIGLSTNSDAGWGIGFLGELAAVPCAVLLFVRLGVAAPALVLEKATIGTAIRRSLRLVRGSFWRVLGILLLTQVITQMATGMLALPFLGVGLAVSGTAGHPGVAFYLFMMIGVAIAGVVTYPFSAGVTALLYVDLRMRREGLDLTLARAAAAQIAR; from the coding sequence ATGGCTGAGGACCCGGCGGCGGAGTCCACATCGCCGGCCCAGCCGGCTGCGCCGAGCGGCGCCTGGGCCGGCGTGCAGCCGCCCGCGTGGGTGCTGCCCACCCCCGCCCCGGAGCCGCCGGCACCCGCCCCATCGGCGCAGACCCCGGCGGCCGGCTGGGGCGCTCCCCCGGTCTATCCGCCTGCGCCCCGCCCCGGACCGGGCTACGGTCCACCGCCCCCGCCCGGCGGGCCCGGCATGTCGCTGCCGCCTGGCTGGGTCCCGCCGAGCGCGCAGCCGGCACGGCCCGGCGTGGTCCCACTTCGGCCACTGGGCATCGGGGAGATCCTGGACGGCGCGTGGTCCACCATGCGCCGCTACTGGCAGGTGCAGTTGGGCTTCGCGGCGGCCGTGGTCACCGTGGTCACCGTGCTACAGGCGGCCGCGCTGTATCTGGTCCTGCGCGACACCTCGGCGCTGGGCAACAACAGCGTGGATACCTCGGGCGACGCGGCCACCCAGTCCGCGCAGGCTGTGGCGACCGTCATCGGGCTGCTCGCGCAGATCGTGCTGCAGGGCGTGTTGACGGTGGTGATGTCCCGCGCAGTGCTCGGCGAGGAGATCACCCCTCGGGCGGCGTGGACGCAGGCCCGCCCGCGGTTGTGGCGGCTGGTCGGATTGTCGTTCTCGGTGCTGACCCTGGTCGCGGCGATCCTCGCAGTGCCGGTGCTGCTCGGCCTCGCGATCGGATTGAGCACCAACTCCGACGCCGGTTGGGGAATCGGCTTCCTCGGCGAGTTGGCGGCGGTGCCGTGCGCGGTGCTGCTCTTCGTGCGACTGGGCGTCGCCGCCCCCGCGCTGGTGTTGGAGAAGGCGACGATCGGCACGGCGATTCGCCGCTCGCTGCGATTGGTGCGCGGCAGCTTCTGGCGCGTGCTGGGGATCCTGCTGCTCACCCAGGTGATCACTCAAATGGCCACCGGCATGCTCGCGTTGCCGTTCCTCGGCGTCGGGCTGGCCGTCTCCGGCACCGCGGGTCATCCGGGGGTGGCCTTCTACCTGTTCATGATGATCGGCGTGGCGATCGCCGGGGTGGTCACGTATCCGTTCAGCGCCGGGGTGACCGCGCTGCTCTACGTGGACCTGCGGATGCGCCGCGAGGGCCTGGACCTGACGCTGGCCCGCGCCGCGGCAGCGCAGATCGCCCGATGA
- a CDS encoding DUF4350 domain-containing protein: MRASDAAPDVTVTAARRSARVPLLLLVLLVAVTAGIATLAARGNAGDLDPDSYEPGGAHAVTQLLTDAGVQVHVARSVAAARSAEPGATLLITGPDLLPGKALRDLVDGAPGVLLIAPGPQSLSAAMPELTAVSMSDVGIRDPLCTLPAAVRAGRVQLGGFGYRAGPGIAGGELCYANDRAAPLARIDTRTALGSGAPLTNARLDAAGNAALALALLGERRDLVWFRPQLDDPALAAGGRKPLTALLPTPLKWAAAQLAVAVGVLALWRARRLGPVVTEPLPVTVRAAESTEGLARLYRRTGARQRAATALREAAVRRLSARFGLHGGQTEPRALVEAIAAHTSRPATDVGALLFGQAPDSDAELVALADALDGIEHDVRDGRRPPGG, translated from the coding sequence ATGAGGGCGTCGGATGCCGCCCCCGACGTGACCGTTACCGCCGCGCGCCGGTCGGCGCGAGTGCCGTTGTTGTTGCTCGTGCTGCTGGTCGCGGTGACCGCGGGCATCGCCACCCTGGCCGCGCGCGGCAACGCCGGTGACCTGGACCCGGATTCCTACGAACCGGGCGGTGCGCACGCCGTGACGCAACTGCTCACCGACGCCGGCGTCCAGGTACATGTAGCCCGCTCGGTGGCCGCCGCGCGCAGCGCCGAACCCGGTGCCACGTTGCTGATCACCGGCCCGGATCTGTTGCCCGGTAAGGCATTGCGGGACCTGGTGGACGGTGCGCCGGGGGTGCTGCTCATCGCGCCCGGTCCGCAGTCGCTGTCCGCGGCGATGCCGGAGCTGACCGCGGTGAGCATGTCCGACGTGGGAATCCGGGATCCGCTGTGCACGCTGCCCGCGGCGGTGCGCGCGGGGCGGGTTCAACTTGGCGGCTTCGGCTACCGGGCCGGCCCCGGCATCGCGGGCGGCGAGTTGTGTTACGCCAACGACCGGGCCGCCCCGTTGGCCCGGATCGATACGCGCACCGCGTTGGGCAGCGGCGCCCCGCTGACCAACGCCCGGCTGGACGCCGCGGGCAACGCGGCGCTGGCGCTGGCCTTGCTCGGCGAACGCCGCGACCTCGTGTGGTTCCGCCCACAACTGGACGACCCGGCCCTGGCCGCCGGCGGACGCAAGCCGCTGACCGCCTTGTTGCCCACCCCGTTGAAGTGGGCCGCTGCGCAACTGGCGGTGGCCGTGGGGGTGCTCGCGCTGTGGCGTGCCCGGCGGTTGGGGCCGGTGGTCACCGAACCGCTGCCGGTCACTGTGCGCGCGGCGGAGAGCACCGAGGGCCTGGCGCGGCTCTATCGCCGGACCGGGGCGCGGCAGCGCGCGGCCACGGCCCTGCGCGAGGCCGCGGTGCGCCGGTTGTCGGCCCGGTTCGGGCTGCACGGTGGGCAAACCGAGCCGCGGGCGCTGGTCGAGGCCATCGCCGCACACACCTCTCGTCCGGCAACCGACGTCGGCGCCCTGCTGTTCGGTCAGGCGCCGGACTCCGACGCCGAACTGGTGGCGTTGGCCGATGCCCTGGACGGGATCGAGCACGATGTTCGCGACGGCAGGAGGCCGCCCGGTGGATGA
- the mtrB gene encoding MtrAB system histidine kinase MtrB, with the protein MIGRFLRRVARLPGRLLRGLVRSWRRSITLRVVTATLVLSVTVLALLGQLVMRGVRDGLVDSKVSASRAQAAAGFAAAQSRLEAAGTPQRANVGQLLTQIVTALRDQAGSSSLYELVLVPSPTVDADVPAGRLRIATGGVRPASVPTAMADALAEEPGSRADRFASICFGGTDDPCPPNAPRVPAFVVGTQYNISGAGAYQLYFLFPMTGEAKTLDLVRSRLTVAAVALLVLLGAIAALVTRSVVQPVRSAARVAERLAAGALAERMVERGEDDFAKLASSFNGMASALQRQIRQLEDLSRLQQRFVSDVSHELRTPLTTVRMAADVLYDGREDYPAPAARSAELMHDQLERFEALLGELLEISRFDAGAAVVEAESTDLRTLVRRVVDGIEAMAAAQYGSHIRVEEPNRECVADIDPRRIERIVRNLLLNALEHGEGRDVRIRVAVDDEAVAVSVRDYGVGLRSGEAALVFNRFWRADPARARVSGGTGLGLSIALEDAHLHGGWLEAWGEPRAGAQFRLTLPRTAGATLGESPIPLEPVDRRGPRRPPVPGPHHAPEQDPKVGRDA; encoded by the coding sequence GTGATCGGCCGGTTCCTGCGGCGCGTGGCGCGGCTGCCCGGGCGGTTGTTGCGCGGCCTGGTGCGCTCCTGGCGCCGGTCCATCACGCTGCGCGTGGTCACCGCGACGTTGGTGTTGTCGGTGACCGTGCTCGCGTTGTTGGGCCAGTTGGTGATGCGCGGGGTGCGCGACGGTCTGGTCGACTCCAAGGTGTCCGCCTCCCGGGCGCAGGCCGCCGCCGGGTTCGCCGCAGCGCAGTCCCGATTGGAGGCCGCCGGTACGCCGCAGCGGGCCAACGTGGGGCAGTTGCTCACCCAGATCGTGACCGCGCTGCGCGACCAGGCGGGTTCGTCCAGCCTGTATGAGTTGGTGCTGGTGCCCTCACCGACGGTGGACGCCGATGTGCCCGCCGGCCGGTTGCGCATCGCCACCGGTGGGGTGCGCCCGGCCAGCGTGCCGACCGCGATGGCCGATGCGCTGGCCGAGGAACCCGGCTCGCGCGCGGACCGGTTCGCCTCGATCTGTTTCGGCGGTACCGATGACCCGTGTCCACCGAACGCGCCGCGGGTGCCCGCGTTCGTGGTGGGCACGCAGTACAACATCTCCGGGGCGGGTGCCTACCAGCTGTACTTCCTGTTCCCGATGACCGGGGAGGCCAAGACGCTGGACCTGGTCCGCTCCCGGTTGACGGTGGCCGCGGTGGCGCTGCTGGTCCTGCTCGGCGCGATCGCCGCATTGGTCACCCGCAGCGTCGTGCAGCCGGTCCGCTCGGCGGCCCGGGTGGCCGAACGGTTGGCCGCGGGTGCGTTGGCCGAACGCATGGTGGAGCGCGGCGAGGACGACTTCGCCAAGCTGGCGAGCTCGTTCAACGGCATGGCCTCGGCGTTGCAGCGCCAGATTCGTCAGCTGGAAGACCTGTCCCGGCTGCAGCAGCGGTTCGTCTCCGACGTCTCCCACGAACTGCGCACCCCGTTGACCACGGTGCGGATGGCCGCGGACGTGCTCTACGACGGCCGCGAGGACTATCCGGCGCCGGCCGCGCGGTCCGCCGAGCTGATGCACGATCAGTTGGAGCGGTTCGAGGCGCTGCTCGGGGAACTGCTGGAGATCTCCCGGTTCGACGCCGGCGCCGCGGTGGTGGAGGCCGAGTCGACCGATCTGCGCACGCTGGTGCGCCGGGTGGTGGACGGCATCGAGGCGATGGCCGCCGCGCAGTACGGCAGCCACATTCGCGTGGAGGAGCCGAACCGGGAGTGTGTGGCGGACATCGACCCCCGCCGCATCGAACGCATCGTGCGCAACCTGCTGCTCAACGCGCTGGAACACGGCGAGGGCCGTGACGTGCGCATCCGGGTGGCGGTCGACGACGAGGCGGTCGCGGTCAGCGTGCGGGATTACGGTGTCGGCCTGCGTTCCGGGGAGGCGGCGTTGGTGTTCAACCGGTTCTGGCGGGCCGACCCGGCCCGGGCCCGGGTCAGCGGCGGCACCGGCCTGGGCCTGTCCATCGCGTTGGAGGACGCGCACCTGCACGGTGGGTGGCTGGAGGCCTGGGGTGAACCGCGGGCCGGCGCACAGTTCCGCTTGACGTTGCCCCGCACCGCCGGTGCCACGCTGGGCGAATCGCCGATCCCGCTGGAACCGGTGGACCGGCGCGGGCCGCGGCGCCCGCCGGTGCCCGGGCCGCACCACGCCCCGGAGCAGGACCCGAAAGTGGGTCGCGATGCGTGA
- a CDS encoding DUF4129 domain-containing protein: MIVVDIPVVPDPDVARAAAHSELTKPAYHAHDPTLFQRLATRLVDWVQGAFDRASGPTPGNRLAILLLIGLVALVLIGIRTRLGPLRKAYRRSAPVFHSELRSAADHHAAADAALAAGDLSAATVERFRALVRGCEERGLLVPRPGRTANEVAAEVAGLRPSAAGPVHAAAGVFDEIRYGGRVGDRAGHDVVAAADVTVRGARASEPVLR; the protein is encoded by the coding sequence ATGATCGTTGTCGATATTCCGGTGGTGCCGGACCCCGACGTCGCCCGCGCCGCCGCGCACAGCGAACTGACCAAGCCCGCCTATCACGCCCACGACCCCACCTTGTTCCAGCGGTTGGCCACCCGATTGGTCGACTGGGTGCAGGGGGCCTTCGACCGCGCCTCCGGTCCGACGCCGGGGAATCGGTTGGCGATCCTGCTGCTGATCGGCCTGGTGGCGCTGGTCCTGATCGGGATCCGCACGCGGCTCGGCCCACTGCGCAAGGCGTACCGGCGCTCCGCCCCGGTCTTCCACAGCGAGCTCCGCAGCGCGGCCGACCACCACGCCGCCGCCGACGCGGCCCTGGCCGCGGGAGACCTCAGCGCCGCGACCGTGGAACGCTTCCGGGCGTTGGTGCGCGGCTGTGAGGAACGCGGGCTCCTGGTGCCGCGGCCCGGTCGTACCGCGAACGAGGTCGCCGCCGAGGTGGCCGGTCTGCGACCCAGCGCGGCCGGCCCGGTGCATGCGGCCGCCGGGGTCTTCGACGAGATCCGCTACGGCGGCCGGGTCGGTGACCGGGCCGGGCACGACGTGGTGGCGGCCGCGGACGTCACGGTGCGCGGGGCACGGGCGAGCGAACCGGTGCTGCGATGA
- the mtrA gene encoding MtrAB system response regulator MtrA, producing the protein MKSRVLVVDDDTALAEMLTIVLRSEGFEPIVCGDGDSALAAFRERKPDLVLLDLMLPGRNGIDVCRAIRAESGVPIVMLTAKSDTVDVVLGLESGADDYVVKPFKPKELVARVRARLRRQEEPTPAALQIADLDIDVAGHSVKRDGTAISLTPLEFDLLVALARKPWQVFTREVLLEQVWGYRHAADTRLVNVHVQRLRSKIEHDPEHPEIVVTVRGVGYKAGPA; encoded by the coding sequence ATGAAGTCGCGTGTGCTGGTGGTGGACGACGACACCGCGCTGGCCGAGATGCTCACCATCGTGCTGCGCAGCGAGGGGTTCGAGCCGATCGTGTGTGGCGACGGGGACAGCGCCTTGGCCGCGTTCCGGGAGCGCAAACCGGACCTGGTGCTGCTGGATCTGATGCTGCCGGGACGCAACGGGATCGACGTGTGCCGGGCGATCCGGGCCGAGTCCGGGGTGCCCATCGTGATGCTCACCGCCAAGTCCGACACCGTCGACGTAGTGCTCGGCCTGGAGTCCGGCGCCGATGACTACGTGGTCAAGCCGTTCAAACCCAAGGAACTGGTGGCCCGGGTTCGCGCCCGGCTGCGCCGGCAGGAGGAGCCGACGCCGGCCGCGCTGCAGATCGCGGACCTGGACATCGACGTGGCCGGGCACTCGGTCAAACGCGACGGCACCGCGATCTCGCTGACCCCGCTGGAGTTCGACCTGCTGGTCGCGTTGGCCCGCAAACCCTGGCAGGTGTTCACCCGCGAGGTGCTGCTGGAGCAGGTGTGGGGTTACCGACACGCGGCGGACACCCGGCTGGTCAATGTGCACGTGCAGCGGCTGCGCTCGAAGATCGAGCACGACCCCGAGCACCCGGAGATCGTGGTCACCGTGCGCGGGGTCGGTTACAAGGCGGGGCCCGCCTAG